ACCTGACCGTGTGCTACGAGACCTTCGGGGATCCGGCCGACCCGCCCCTGCTGCTGGTCATGGGGCTCGCGGTCCAGCTCACCTCCTGGGAGCCGGAGTTCTGCCAGGCCTTCGCCGACCAGGGCTTCTTCGTGATCCGCTACGACCACCGCGACGTCGGCCTGTCCTCGCCGGTGCCCGACGAGGAGTACTCCCTGTCCGACCTGGCCGGTGACGCCGCCGGCCTGCTCACCGCGCTCGGCATCGAGCGGGCCCACCTGTTGGGGGTCTCGATGGGAGGCATGATCGCGCAGCTGGTCGCCATCGAGCACCCCACCCGGGTGCTGTCACTGTGCTCGGTGATGTCCACGACGGGCAACCCGGCAGACAACCCGACCCCGCCTGAGGCCATCGCGGTGATGCGGCGCAACGCGCTCGAGCTGCCGCGGGAGGAGTCCGTCGAGGACGCTGTGGTGCGCGCCCGGTTCCTCGCGGGCACCGCCTTCCCCTTCGA
The genomic region above belongs to Nocardioides sp. QY071 and contains:
- a CDS encoding alpha/beta fold hydrolase — translated: MSQQRIPVGDLTVCYETFGDPADPPLLLVMGLAVQLTSWEPEFCQAFADQGFFVIRYDHRDVGLSSPVPDEEYSLSDLAGDAAGLLTALGIERAHLLGVSMGGMIAQLVAIEHPTRVLSLCSVMSTTGNPADNPTPPEAIAVMRRNALELPREESVEDAVVRARFLAGTAFPFDEDRIRRRAAAAYDRANYPQGKARHLRAARTADDRTARLATIGVPTVVIHGDADPLVLVSGGRATAAAIPGARFVTVRGMGHELPREVEDRIVEAVASNAARAGFRPRGTVTA